One Glandiceps talaboti chromosome 2, keGlaTala1.1, whole genome shotgun sequence genomic region harbors:
- the LOC144447783 gene encoding protein FAM89A-like, which yields MASNSNNTVGPPANIAGLPALPKSLSGLLNVSSGTWRETGRIHAMKTMIQNDYSGSSGRGRDPKDRKKALKPPPGNLDAALAILRKEMVGLRQLDMSLLCQLWSLNESIQEYKSMCLDSVSVSECGSCENGQEDTCPHHGLVNGHHPEDFSDLDSELASPRDTSRGDW from the exons ATGGCGTCCAACTCGAATAACACTGTCGGGCCTCCTGCAAATATTGCCGGCCTTCCAGCCTTACCAAAAAGCCTTAGTGGACTTTTAAACGTTTCGAGTGGTACTTGGAGAGAAACTGGTCGCATTCATGCGATGAAAACCATGATTCAAAACGACTACTCAGGTTCAAGTGGTCGTGGGAGAGACCcgaaagacagaaagaaagcTCTGAAGCCTCCGCCCGGAAATCTTGACGCTGCGCTCGCCATTCTTCGTAAAGAGATG GTTGGACTTCGTCAGCTGGATATGTCCTTATTGTGCCAGTTGTGGAGTTTAAATGAATCAATCCAAGAATACAAGTCCATGTGCCTTGATTCAGTGTCAGTATCAGAGTGTGGTTCATGTGAGAATGGTCAGGAAGATACATGCCCACACCATGGACTAGTCAATGGACACCATCCAGAAGACTTTTCTGATTTAGATTCGGAACTTGCAAGTCCACGTGACACTTCAAGAGGCGATTGGTAG